One window of the Runella slithyformis DSM 19594 genome contains the following:
- a CDS encoding HAMP domain-containing sensor histidine kinase, which translates to MQIRYKIALQFTLIVLTILLVFSGIVYLRAENQRRTSFYDRLSRRAKTTARLLVDVKEFNTTLLKLIDKNSSSRLPEEEIFIYDYRNLLLYSNVEKIAPYVTQERINEIRLNREIKLHYEDRAVIGLVFEGRYDRFVIIASGIDKNGALQQQKLLITLLFAFLGGIFTTVVLALFFAHQSLRPITTINREIGEITAKNLRKRIHQGNGKDEIAQLALNFNLMLERLELAFQQQRQFVSHASHELRTPLSALKTEIQIGLSTVNSPEEQLIILQNLLNDTNRLIDLSNGLLQLARINDTAEDLPFEKVRMEEVLLNAQQEVTASHPDYQIQFDFDQIPDEDHLTLVVGNEALLKNVFVNLSENACKYSSAHQAILRLGFDKKYCIVRVIDQGIGIANIDLPNIFQPFYRAKNALDYNGFGIGLSVVKRIIELHEGIITVTSTPHLGTEFIVKLRHLKGEVN; encoded by the coding sequence ATGCAAATTCGCTATAAAATAGCTCTGCAATTTACGCTGATCGTACTTACAATACTGTTGGTATTCTCGGGCATTGTGTATTTACGGGCCGAAAATCAACGCCGAACGAGTTTTTATGACCGGCTTTCACGGCGGGCTAAAACCACGGCCCGGTTGTTGGTGGATGTTAAAGAGTTTAACACCACCCTGCTCAAACTGATCGACAAAAACTCTTCCTCGCGCCTTCCGGAAGAGGAAATCTTTATTTATGACTACCGAAATTTGCTATTGTATTCCAACGTAGAGAAAATAGCGCCGTATGTAACGCAGGAACGAATCAATGAAATACGGTTAAATCGGGAAATCAAATTGCATTACGAAGACCGCGCGGTCATTGGCCTTGTGTTTGAAGGGCGTTACGACCGTTTTGTGATCATCGCTTCAGGCATTGACAAAAATGGGGCACTTCAACAGCAAAAGCTCCTCATCACTTTACTGTTTGCCTTTCTGGGCGGCATATTCACAACCGTGGTTCTGGCGCTTTTTTTTGCGCATCAATCTCTGCGTCCCATCACGACCATCAACCGGGAGATTGGAGAAATTACGGCTAAAAACTTACGAAAACGGATTCATCAAGGCAATGGAAAAGATGAAATAGCGCAATTGGCGCTCAATTTTAATCTGATGCTCGAACGCCTTGAACTGGCGTTCCAACAGCAGCGGCAATTTGTCTCTCATGCCTCCCATGAATTGCGTACACCCCTCTCAGCCCTCAAAACCGAAATTCAGATCGGTCTATCAACCGTAAATTCGCCCGAAGAGCAACTCATTATTTTACAAAATCTTCTCAACGATACCAATCGTCTCATTGATCTTTCCAACGGGTTGCTTCAGCTTGCCCGTATCAATGATACTGCCGAAGACCTGCCTTTTGAAAAAGTACGGATGGAAGAAGTACTGCTCAATGCCCAACAGGAAGTGACCGCAAGTCATCCGGACTATCAGATTCAGTTTGATTTTGACCAAATTCCCGATGAAGATCACCTGACGCTGGTGGTGGGCAACGAAGCCCTGCTGAAAAATGTATTTGTTAATCTTTCAGAAAATGCCTGCAAATATTCATCAGCTCATCAGGCCATTTTACGACTGGGATTTGACAAAAAATATTGCATAGTACGGGTCATTGACCAAGGAATCGGAATCGCAAACATTGATTTGCCCAATATCTTCCAGCCTTTTTATCGGGCCAAAAATGCCCTTGATTACAACGGTTTCGGCATCGGGCTCTCGGTCGTCAAAAGAATCATTGAGCTCCATGAGGGCATTATTACCGTAACAAGTACGCCCCATCTCGGCACCGAGTTTATCGTAAAACTCCGACACCTGAAAGGCGAAGTGAACTGA
- a CDS encoding response regulator transcription factor has protein sequence MEACPKILFVEDDKRISDATKKGLQKQGFEVEPAYDGFVGARLATTHAYDLILLDINLPLMNGFEVCKAIRQHGVTTPILMLTALGEIDDRVKGLDYGADDYLVKPFDYRELLARVHALLRRANPTHDQASEVLREANLEMNLISKTVRRDNQLIDLTAREYELLEFLLRNKGRVLSKMDIIEHVWELNFDTNTNVIEVYINYLRKKIDRNFEPKLIHTKTGLGYYLKAD, from the coding sequence ATGGAGGCTTGCCCCAAAATACTTTTTGTCGAAGATGACAAACGAATCTCTGACGCTACAAAGAAAGGCCTGCAAAAGCAAGGTTTTGAGGTAGAGCCGGCCTATGACGGCTTTGTGGGTGCCCGTCTTGCCACGACCCATGCGTATGACCTTATTTTATTGGATATCAACCTTCCGCTCATGAATGGCTTTGAAGTTTGTAAGGCCATTCGGCAGCACGGTGTCACTACGCCCATTCTCATGCTTACGGCACTGGGAGAAATCGACGACCGCGTCAAAGGGCTTGATTACGGGGCCGATGACTATCTGGTCAAACCCTTTGATTATCGGGAATTATTAGCCCGTGTTCATGCATTGCTTCGGCGGGCCAATCCCACCCACGACCAAGCCTCGGAAGTACTTCGCGAGGCCAACCTGGAAATGAACCTTATCAGCAAAACCGTCAGAAGAGACAATCAGCTTATTGACCTGACGGCCCGCGAATACGAACTGCTCGAATTCCTGTTACGAAATAAAGGCCGTGTCCTGTCAAAGATGGACATCATTGAGCACGTATGGGAGTTAAACTTTGACACAAACACCAACGTGATAGAGGTATATATCAATTACTTACGCAAAAAAATAGACCGTAATTTTGAGCCCAAACTGATCCATACCAAGACCGGTCTGGGGTACTACCTCAAAGCTGATTAG
- a CDS encoding universal stress protein produces MNTSALQTLLVPIDFGEASLNALQTAVAMAGRHRAKLLLVHVVTTDSVIVFPEGGMIMDTGLDASVKSAVLKLEELVAQLLMQHPLSCTYDVMTGSVTGAIVEIAIRKHADLIVIGSYGTSELRAFLIGSNVFSILKNAPCPVLTVPPHRQWLQFKNILFPVRPVVNALEKYGFARKIIERNQARLIVLGVLERLDNHSFEELNLEASNLIQQLEKDGVQLRAEFHFCDSPAETIVEKAHELQVDLLVVTGSLEYQLKEFFIGPFAQQVINHANVPVLFIRPSVNAPTKEQSVPSDAYLHRLS; encoded by the coding sequence ATGAACACATCGGCTCTTCAAACCCTGCTTGTACCGATTGATTTCGGAGAGGCTTCACTCAATGCTCTTCAAACCGCAGTCGCAATGGCCGGCCGGCACCGGGCAAAGTTGCTTCTGGTCCATGTGGTCACCACAGATAGTGTCATTGTCTTTCCCGAAGGAGGGATGATCATGGATACGGGCTTGGACGCCTCGGTCAAAAGCGCAGTATTGAAACTGGAGGAATTGGTGGCACAACTTCTTATGCAGCACCCACTTAGCTGCACTTATGATGTCATGACCGGATCCGTGACCGGAGCTATCGTGGAAATTGCCATTAGAAAACACGCGGATCTCATCGTCATCGGCTCCTACGGTACTTCGGAGTTACGGGCCTTTTTGATCGGCTCCAATGTCTTCAGTATTCTTAAAAATGCTCCCTGCCCTGTATTGACGGTCCCTCCGCATCGACAATGGCTTCAGTTTAAAAACATTTTATTTCCGGTAAGACCCGTGGTCAACGCGTTGGAAAAATATGGTTTTGCCCGTAAGATCATCGAACGCAACCAAGCCCGACTGATTGTACTGGGCGTACTGGAACGCCTTGACAATCATAGCTTTGAAGAGCTCAATCTGGAGGCATCCAACCTGATACAGCAGTTGGAAAAAGATGGCGTACAGCTTCGGGCTGAGTTTCATTTTTGCGACTCCCCGGCCGAAACCATTGTAGAAAAAGCCCATGAGCTACAAGTGGACCTGCTGGTCGTTACCGGTTCGCTTGAGTATCAACTCAAGGAGTTCTTTATCGGACCTTTTGCCCAACAGGTCATCAATCATGCCAACGTGCCGGTGCTTTTCATCCGGCCTTCAGTTAATGCGCCAACCAAAGAGCAATCCGTTCCATCGGATGCTTACCTCCACCGGCTTTCTTAA